One Chitinophagaceae bacterium C216 genomic window carries:
- the act gene encoding Methanol dehydrogenase activator has product MKWEVIKSEQLFNDLWFKVRKDVCRTPEGKIVDPYYVYEFPTWVTCFALTEDNKVIMEQQYRHAIGEVCWEIPGGCVDEDDASLEDAIKRELLEETGYEFSHFEYLGKTCANPSTNNNWMHMFLATGGRKTSDQHLDPNEEIRVALMDLETFKQMFRNNEFIQSMHVTCMLYALMKLGELEV; this is encoded by the coding sequence ATGAAATGGGAAGTCATAAAATCCGAACAGCTATTTAATGACCTATGGTTTAAAGTACGCAAGGATGTGTGCAGGACTCCCGAAGGGAAAATTGTAGACCCCTATTATGTTTATGAGTTTCCTACATGGGTGACCTGTTTCGCGCTTACAGAAGATAATAAGGTGATTATGGAGCAACAGTACCGTCATGCTATAGGCGAAGTGTGCTGGGAAATTCCCGGTGGTTGCGTGGATGAAGACGATGCCAGTCTGGAAGATGCTATAAAACGTGAATTGCTTGAAGAGACAGGATATGAATTTTCCCATTTCGAGTACTTGGGCAAGACTTGTGCGAATCCGTCCACGAATAATAACTGGATGCACATGTTTCTAGCTACCGGCGGTAGAAAGACAAGTGACCAACATTTAGATCCGAATGAAGAAATTCGGGTAGCGTTGATGGATTTGGAAACATTTAAGCAAATGTTCCGCAATAATGAATTTATACAGTCCATGCATGTAACTTGTATGTTGTATGCATTGATGAAGCTAGGTGAACTTGAAGTGTAA
- the trxB gene encoding Thioredoxin reductase, which produces MADENIEKVHCLIIGSGPAGYTAAIYAARANLKPVLYQGLQPGGQLTITTEVENYPGYPEGVQGPEMMIDFEKQAKRMGADIRYGIATKVDFSGHPHKVWIDDEKLIEADAVIICTGASAKWLGLPGEQRLNGFGVSACAVCDGFFFRGKEVAIVGAGDTAAEEALYLSKICSTVHMLVRRDEMRASKVMQERVRNTPNIKIYFNTETEDVLGEDKVTGVRVRNNKSGEITEIPVSAFFVAIGHQPNSEIFKDYLEMDETGYIKTIPGTTKTNVEGVFAAGDVQDKIYRQAITAAGSGCMAALDAERYLGEKGL; this is translated from the coding sequence ATGGCTGATGAGAATATCGAAAAAGTGCATTGTCTGATTATAGGTTCCGGGCCTGCAGGTTACACGGCCGCGATTTATGCTGCGCGTGCTAATCTGAAACCTGTTTTGTATCAGGGATTACAGCCGGGAGGACAATTAACCATTACTACTGAAGTTGAGAATTATCCCGGATATCCTGAGGGAGTTCAGGGGCCTGAAATGATGATTGATTTTGAAAAGCAGGCCAAGCGGATGGGAGCGGACATTCGCTATGGTATCGCTACCAAAGTGGACTTTTCAGGTCATCCGCATAAAGTATGGATTGATGATGAAAAGTTGATTGAAGCGGATGCTGTAATTATTTGTACCGGCGCTTCAGCTAAATGGCTGGGATTACCTGGCGAACAGCGCCTCAATGGATTTGGTGTAAGTGCTTGCGCGGTATGCGACGGTTTTTTCTTCAGAGGTAAAGAAGTCGCCATTGTAGGAGCCGGCGATACGGCCGCTGAAGAAGCATTATACTTATCGAAGATTTGTAGCACGGTGCATATGCTTGTGCGTCGCGATGAAATGCGCGCCAGTAAAGTGATGCAAGAACGGGTACGTAATACACCCAATATTAAGATTTACTTTAACACCGAAACCGAAGATGTATTGGGTGAGGATAAAGTAACAGGTGTGCGTGTAAGAAATAACAAAAGCGGTGAGATAACCGAAATTCCGGTAAGCGCATTTTTCGTTGCAATTGGACATCAGCCCAATTCTGAGATCTTTAAGGATTATCTGGAAATGGACGAAACCGGTTATATCAAAACAATTCCCGGTACTACCAAAACCAATGTGGAAGGCGTATTTGCCGCAGGTGATGTGCAGGACAAAATTTATCGTCAGGCCATTACTGCAGCGGGTAGCGGTTGTATGGCTGCATTGGACGCAGAAAGATACTTGGGTGAAAAAGGATTATAA
- the mip gene encoding Peptidyl-prolyl cis-trans isomerase Mip — MNMSLQEKLRKAAMEKIEKQKEEGRAFLENNKNKEGVKELEGGIQYEVIKEGTGIQPVLSDSITAHYKGALLNGKEFDSSFKRNQPFTARLTQLIKGWQIAIPLMKEGSHWRLWIPSDLAYGDRGAGPDIPGGATLMFEVELLKVNR; from the coding sequence ATGAATATGAGTTTGCAGGAAAAATTGAGAAAGGCTGCTATGGAAAAAATAGAAAAGCAAAAAGAGGAAGGACGTGCGTTTTTGGAAAATAACAAAAACAAAGAGGGCGTGAAGGAACTGGAAGGCGGCATACAGTATGAAGTCATTAAAGAAGGAACTGGAATTCAGCCTGTATTATCAGATTCTATTACTGCGCATTACAAAGGTGCGTTGCTTAACGGAAAAGAGTTTGATAGTTCTTTTAAAAGGAATCAGCCGTTTACAGCTCGCTTAACACAGCTAATAAAAGGTTGGCAAATTGCCATTCCTTTAATGAAAGAGGGCAGCCATTGGAGGTTGTGGATTCCTTCCGATTTGGCTTACGGAGATAGAGGTGCCGGTCCTGATATTCCAGGGGGCGCCACATTAATGTTTGAAGTGGAGCTGTTAAAAGTAAACAGATAA
- the cdd gene encoding Cytidine deaminase, which produces MKEKIYQFAYTIVEDRGELSVEDAALLQQAEEFIGTAYAPYSRFHVASAARLANGQIVKGTNQENASFPVGICAERTLLSTVGSLYPNAIIHTMAITYKPADGVSNTPISPCGLCRQSLLEYENRVKHPIRLLLAGIEGPVYIIESAKNLLPFAFSNEDLK; this is translated from the coding sequence ATGAAGGAAAAAATTTATCAGTTCGCTTACACCATTGTTGAAGATAGAGGTGAATTAAGTGTGGAGGATGCAGCATTACTGCAGCAGGCTGAGGAATTTATCGGAACGGCTTATGCGCCGTACTCTCGATTTCATGTAGCCAGTGCTGCTAGGCTGGCTAACGGACAAATTGTAAAGGGAACAAATCAAGAAAACGCATCCTTTCCTGTGGGTATTTGCGCCGAAAGAACATTACTGTCTACCGTAGGGAGTTTATATCCCAATGCAATAATTCATACGATGGCCATTACCTATAAACCTGCAGATGGCGTAAGCAATACACCTATATCACCGTGCGGATTATGCCGTCAGTCATTATTGGAATATGAAAACAGGGTAAAACATCCCATACGCTTACTACTGGCCGGTATAGAAGGTCCTGTATATATTATTGAAAGCGCAAAAAACTTACTACCCTTTGCTTTTAGTAATGAGGATTTGAAATAA
- the f1pep1 gene encoding Prolyl endopeptidase → MKQILSFILILTVMEVCAQIQYPVTRKEAVVEDYFGTKVEDPYRWLEDDNAEETKKWVIEQNKVTNAYLAQIPFRDKIKSRLEQLWNYPKFGAPFKKGDWYYYFKNDGLQNQSVLYRTRDLNDEPEVFLDPNTLSKEGIVALSGLSFSKSGKLAAYAISKAGSDWREIFVMDVKTKKLLSDKIEWTKFSGAAWKGDEGFYYSAYDRPDESSKLSKANEYQKVYYHKIGTPQSEDVLVYEDKEHPKRYFGCGLTEDQRFLILSISEGTSGSEIWYRDLKNANDKEFKLLVKGFDTESDVVDSHGDYLLLKTNYQAPNYRVVLVDPQNPARENWKTVIPEQKEVLESVGTGGGNLFARYLKDASSKVFQYDYSGKLIREIELPGIGTAGGFGAEKDDKEFYYSFSSFATPPTIYKYDIATGKSELYKTTEIKINTSDIITEQVFFTSKDGTKVPMFLTYKKGIKKDGSNPVLLYGYGGFNIPMTPSFSVSNTFFVEQGGIYVVVNLRGGSEYGEEWHKAGMLLNKQNVFDDFIAAAEYLIENKYTNSQKIAIRGGSNGGLLVGAVMTQRPELFQVAIPQVGVLDMLRFHKFTVGWGWVVEYGSADSAKHFPYLYKYSPYHNLKKGVAYPATLITTADHDDRVVPAHSFKFAARLQEYHQGANPVLIRIETNAGHGAGKPTSKMIEEAADIWAFTMYNLGMPFREQ, encoded by the coding sequence ATGAAACAAATATTAAGTTTTATATTGATTCTTACAGTTATGGAAGTATGTGCTCAAATTCAGTATCCGGTGACAAGAAAGGAGGCTGTGGTAGAGGATTATTTTGGAACTAAAGTAGAGGATCCGTACCGATGGCTAGAGGATGACAATGCGGAAGAAACTAAAAAATGGGTGATCGAACAAAATAAGGTAACCAACGCTTATCTGGCACAGATTCCGTTTCGGGATAAGATAAAAAGCCGTCTAGAACAGCTGTGGAACTATCCCAAATTCGGTGCTCCGTTTAAAAAAGGCGATTGGTATTATTATTTCAAGAACGATGGATTACAAAATCAATCGGTTTTGTACCGGACTAGGGATCTGAACGACGAACCCGAAGTATTTCTGGATCCTAATACGCTGAGTAAAGAAGGCATTGTTGCATTAAGCGGGCTATCTTTCAGTAAATCAGGTAAACTGGCTGCTTACGCCATTTCGAAAGCGGGAAGCGACTGGAGAGAAATCTTTGTAATGGATGTGAAGACCAAAAAACTGCTGAGCGATAAAATAGAGTGGACCAAATTTAGTGGTGCTGCCTGGAAGGGAGATGAAGGTTTTTATTACAGTGCTTACGACAGGCCCGATGAAAGCTCTAAACTGAGCAAGGCCAATGAATATCAGAAGGTATATTATCATAAAATAGGTACACCACAATCAGAGGATGTACTGGTTTATGAAGATAAGGAGCATCCTAAGCGTTATTTCGGTTGTGGTCTTACCGAGGACCAGCGTTTTCTCATTTTGAGTATTTCCGAAGGTACCAGTGGTAGTGAAATCTGGTATCGCGATCTGAAAAATGCTAATGATAAGGAGTTTAAATTATTGGTAAAAGGTTTTGATACCGAGTCGGATGTGGTGGATAGTCATGGTGATTATTTATTGCTAAAAACCAATTATCAGGCTCCCAATTATCGGGTGGTACTGGTAGATCCCCAAAATCCTGCCCGCGAAAACTGGAAAACTGTAATTCCCGAACAAAAAGAAGTACTGGAAAGTGTAGGTACCGGAGGTGGCAATTTGTTTGCCCGCTATCTAAAAGATGCCTCTAGTAAAGTGTTTCAATATGATTATAGTGGTAAGCTGATTCGCGAAATTGAGCTCCCGGGTATTGGTACTGCCGGCGGCTTCGGCGCCGAAAAGGATGATAAGGAGTTTTATTATAGTTTTTCATCTTTTGCCACGCCGCCTACCATATATAAATATGACATAGCCACCGGAAAATCTGAGCTATATAAAACCACAGAAATTAAAATCAATACCTCCGATATTATAACAGAGCAGGTGTTTTTTACCAGTAAGGATGGTACTAAAGTACCTATGTTTCTAACTTACAAAAAAGGAATTAAGAAAGACGGTTCCAATCCCGTATTGCTTTACGGTTACGGCGGGTTTAATATTCCTATGACTCCCAGCTTCAGTGTTAGTAATACATTTTTTGTGGAGCAGGGAGGTATATATGTAGTAGTGAATCTTCGTGGTGGTAGCGAATATGGTGAGGAGTGGCATAAGGCAGGTATGTTGCTCAATAAGCAAAATGTATTTGATGATTTTATTGCTGCAGCAGAGTATCTGATAGAAAATAAATACACTAATAGCCAGAAGATAGCCATACGCGGGGGTAGCAATGGTGGGTTATTAGTAGGTGCTGTGATGACCCAGCGCCCGGAGCTGTTCCAAGTAGCTATTCCTCAGGTTGGTGTACTGGATATGCTGCGCTTTCATAAATTTACTGTAGGCTGGGGTTGGGTAGTGGAATATGGTAGTGCCGACTCAGCTAAGCATTTTCCATATTTATATAAATACTCTCCTTATCATAATTTGAAAAAAGGAGTAGCTTATCCTGCTACATTAATTACTACGGCCGATCATGATGACCGCGTAGTACCCGCTCATTCTTTTAAATTTGCGGCTCGATTGCAAGAATATCATCAAGGTGCTAATCCGGTGCTTATTCGTATCGAAACGAATGCCGGGCATGGAGCCGGAAAACCTACCAGCAAGATGATTGAAGAAGCTGCAGATATCTGGGCATTTACCATGTACAACTTGGGTATGCCTTTCAGAGAACAATAA
- the era gene encoding GTPase Era, whose product MGEKLAIVSPKVQTTRHRIKAILTEKDYQIIFSDTPGIIQPQYKLHEKMMQSVKNALEDADVAILLVDVNDNWEENDTLFSGLKLKVPAIVAINKVDKADAAKVQEAINFFEQKDYAKKVIAISAWKGVAYETFFKPILEFLPEGAPFYDDSESISDLPEKFFVSELIREKIYELTQDEIPYHTTVLIREFKEKLTLTKIVADIIVQRESQKMILIGEKGKMIKQIGTLARADIEAFLDRKVFLELFVKVRPKWRDNDMQLKEYGYGI is encoded by the coding sequence ATGGGTGAAAAGTTAGCTATTGTGTCTCCCAAAGTACAGACAACTCGGCATCGTATTAAAGCCATACTCACCGAGAAGGATTATCAGATTATTTTCAGTGATACGCCCGGAATAATCCAGCCTCAGTACAAGCTTCATGAAAAGATGATGCAGAGTGTAAAGAATGCTCTGGAAGATGCCGATGTAGCGATACTTTTAGTAGATGTAAATGATAACTGGGAAGAGAATGATACCCTGTTTTCAGGACTAAAACTTAAAGTGCCTGCTATTGTTGCTATCAATAAGGTCGATAAGGCCGATGCGGCCAAAGTGCAGGAGGCGATAAATTTTTTTGAACAGAAAGATTATGCTAAAAAAGTTATTGCTATCTCAGCTTGGAAAGGGGTTGCGTACGAAACCTTCTTTAAGCCTATCTTGGAATTTCTACCCGAGGGGGCTCCATTTTATGATGACAGCGAGAGTATCAGTGACCTCCCCGAAAAGTTTTTTGTCAGTGAGCTAATACGTGAAAAAATATATGAACTCACACAGGATGAAATTCCGTATCATACAACTGTGTTGATAAGAGAGTTCAAGGAAAAACTAACACTCACAAAAATCGTAGCAGATATTATTGTACAACGAGAATCACAGAAGATGATACTCATTGGCGAAAAGGGGAAGATGATTAAGCAGATTGGCACATTGGCGCGCGCAGATATCGAGGCTTTTTTAGATCGCAAGGTTTTTCTTGAACTTTTTGTGAAAGTGCGTCCGAAATGGAGAGATAATGATATGCAGCTGAAAGAATACGGATACGGCATATAA
- the pyk gene encoding Pyruvate kinase, which translates to MAKKTAAKKTTSGNADDTFCRTKIVATVGPACNTYEKLRDLVRAGVNVFRLNFSHGTHEEKKQIIEYIREINRKEKTHVAILGDLQGPKLRVGEIEGGGMSVKPGDKFLFTNQKIIGNNKKLYIHYPNFHKDVKVGNKIMIDDGKLEVIVTKILPNNDVEVEVILGGYISSKKGVNLPDTQISLPALTKKDLEDLKFIMKEQLCWVALSFVRRVDDIKKLRKILNKNNCKTKIIAKIEMPEAIPNIRDIINASDGVMIARGDLGVELPVEKVPLIQKTIIKKCIHRAKPVIVATQMMESMIDRTKPNRSEITDVANAVLEGADAVMLSGETATGKHPTLVVETMRKIILEIERAEYNYDLDEVLQPQPHSPTLTSDAICYNACNLAKDVSANALIGMTQSGYTGFMLSSYRPKVPLYVFTKHEGLINQMSLGWGIRAFLYDDENRDLDTIFSDQIAILKKKGYLKNGDIAVSTGSTPVRLKLPTNTIKITRIE; encoded by the coding sequence ATGGCAAAAAAAACAGCAGCAAAGAAAACTACCTCGGGAAACGCAGATGATACTTTTTGTAGAACCAAGATTGTTGCAACCGTAGGACCGGCCTGCAACACTTACGAAAAACTGCGTGACCTGGTACGTGCAGGCGTGAATGTGTTCCGTTTGAATTTTTCTCATGGCACACATGAGGAAAAGAAACAGATTATTGAGTACATCAGAGAAATCAACAGAAAAGAGAAAACGCACGTAGCTATTTTAGGAGACTTACAAGGTCCTAAACTAAGAGTAGGTGAGATCGAAGGTGGCGGCATGTCTGTAAAGCCCGGCGACAAATTCTTATTTACCAATCAAAAAATCATCGGCAATAACAAAAAGCTCTACATCCACTACCCTAACTTCCATAAGGATGTAAAAGTTGGAAACAAAATAATGATCGACGATGGCAAACTGGAAGTAATCGTCACCAAAATTCTGCCGAATAATGATGTGGAGGTAGAAGTAATACTGGGAGGCTATATTTCCTCCAAAAAGGGTGTCAACCTGCCGGATACACAGATATCATTACCCGCGCTTACGAAGAAAGACTTGGAGGATCTGAAATTCATTATGAAAGAACAACTTTGCTGGGTTGCGCTTTCATTTGTTCGTCGAGTAGACGACATCAAAAAACTGAGAAAGATCCTCAATAAAAATAATTGCAAAACCAAGATCATTGCAAAAATCGAAATGCCGGAGGCAATTCCTAACATCCGCGACATCATCAATGCTTCCGATGGTGTGATGATTGCCCGTGGGGATCTTGGGGTGGAACTTCCTGTAGAAAAAGTTCCGCTGATTCAAAAAACAATTATTAAAAAATGTATCCATCGTGCTAAGCCAGTAATTGTGGCTACTCAAATGATGGAAAGCATGATCGACCGTACCAAACCGAACCGTAGTGAGATTACTGATGTTGCCAATGCCGTACTGGAAGGCGCAGATGCGGTGATGCTGAGCGGCGAAACCGCCACCGGTAAACATCCTACACTGGTAGTAGAAACCATGCGCAAAATCATACTGGAAATTGAGCGCGCTGAGTACAATTACGACTTAGATGAAGTACTACAACCACAACCCCATTCTCCTACTCTTACCAGTGACGCCATTTGTTACAATGCATGTAATCTAGCCAAGGATGTATCGGCTAATGCATTGATAGGTATGACACAGAGCGGCTACACTGGCTTTATGCTGAGCAGCTACCGCCCCAAAGTACCTTTATATGTATTTACCAAACATGAGGGTCTGATTAATCAGATGAGTTTAGGATGGGGTATACGTGCCTTCTTATATGACGATGAAAACAGAGATCTGGATACCATTTTCTCTGATCAAATCGCGATACTTAAGAAAAAAGGTTACCTAAAAAACGGTGATATAGCAGTAAGTACAGGAAGTACCCCGGTGCGTTTGAAATTACCGACCAATACCATTAAAATCACCCGAATAGAATAA
- the alkA gene encoding DNA-3-methyladenine glycosylase, which translates to MPYRKHLSKDLILKKLIKQQGGYVLERKKNIHLHLCASIISQQLSTKVAAVIYARFMQLFNKRNPRPEDILSVTDEAFKSVGLSNSKASYIKNVCRFFIENKLTDAKLHKLSDEELVELLTQIKGVGRWTVEMLLMFTLGREDVFSVGDLGLQKAMIELYNIEYANKQELASKMEAIAERWRPYRTYACRYLWRYRDAPLVPM; encoded by the coding sequence ATGCCTTATCGTAAGCATTTAAGCAAAGACCTTATCTTAAAAAAGCTTATTAAGCAACAGGGGGGCTATGTTTTAGAAAGAAAGAAAAACATTCATTTGCACCTGTGTGCCTCCATTATCAGTCAGCAACTAAGCACAAAAGTAGCTGCCGTAATCTATGCTCGTTTCATGCAGTTATTTAATAAGCGTAACCCGCGTCCTGAAGATATCTTATCCGTTACTGATGAGGCATTCAAAAGTGTGGGGTTGTCGAATTCGAAAGCATCTTATATCAAAAACGTTTGTCGATTCTTTATTGAGAATAAACTGACGGATGCCAAGCTTCATAAACTCAGCGATGAAGAGCTGGTAGAGCTATTAACGCAGATAAAAGGTGTAGGTAGATGGACCGTAGAAATGTTGCTGATGTTTACATTGGGTAGGGAAGATGTGTTTTCAGTTGGAGATTTAGGCTTGCAGAAAGCAATGATAGAGCTGTACAATATAGAGTATGCGAATAAGCAAGAGCTAGCATCGAAAATGGAAGCAATTGCAGAGCGATGGAGACCCTATCGTACTTATGCTTGCCGTTATCTGTGGAGGTATCGTGATGCACCTTTAGTTCCGATGTAA
- the pfp gene encoding Pyrophosphate--fructose 6-phosphate 1-phosphotransferase: MQESILILAAGGPAPGINTVISSVSKIFLKSGYKVIGLHDGYKNLFTGKASTVDIDFELADTILTRGGSVLRMSRYKPKDDEFKTDFFVNNNVKLLVTIGGDDTASTANRISNFLTKNNFPIQNIHVPKTIDNDLPLPDGQPTFGYQSATEEGVRITKTVYEDAKTSANWFVISAMGREAGHLAFSIGASCHLPMIVMPEMFNKAELNFDNIIRLIISAILKRKILGINYGAAIVSEGIFHFMSDDVIKSSGIQFTYDAHGHPELGNVSKAHIYNVLLQNKLKELGLDIKCRPVELGYELRCLPPAAFDLQYCTQLGTGVKKLFDQGLTGCVVTVNNKGEIAPLFLKDVTGENGKVKTRLVNIEDPKTKMVLEDNLQYLTKDDIEAAKQYVKNPEEFVFSTILGWE, translated from the coding sequence ATGCAAGAAAGTATTTTAATTTTAGCTGCCGGCGGTCCGGCTCCGGGTATTAACACTGTTATCAGTTCTGTTTCGAAGATTTTTCTGAAAAGTGGATACAAGGTGATAGGCCTGCACGATGGCTACAAAAATCTTTTCACAGGTAAAGCATCCACCGTTGATATTGATTTTGAGTTGGCCGACACTATTCTGACTCGCGGAGGCTCCGTGCTGCGTATGAGTCGCTACAAACCCAAAGACGATGAATTCAAAACCGATTTCTTCGTTAACAACAATGTAAAACTGCTGGTTACCATTGGGGGTGATGATACCGCTTCTACGGCTAACAGAATTTCTAATTTCTTAACAAAGAATAATTTCCCTATACAAAATATCCACGTTCCCAAAACTATCGACAATGACCTTCCACTGCCTGATGGTCAACCCACTTTTGGTTATCAGAGTGCTACCGAAGAAGGTGTAAGAATCACCAAAACCGTGTATGAAGATGCAAAAACATCTGCTAACTGGTTTGTGATTTCTGCAATGGGACGTGAAGCAGGACACTTAGCTTTTAGCATTGGCGCATCCTGCCATCTGCCTATGATTGTAATGCCTGAAATGTTCAATAAGGCAGAACTAAACTTCGACAACATCATCAGGCTGATTATTTCTGCGATTCTGAAAAGAAAAATATTGGGCATTAACTATGGTGCCGCAATCGTAAGTGAAGGCATTTTCCACTTCATGAGTGATGATGTGATCAAATCAAGCGGCATCCAATTTACTTACGACGCACATGGACACCCCGAACTGGGTAACGTAAGTAAGGCTCATATCTATAATGTATTGTTACAAAATAAGCTGAAAGAGTTGGGTCTGGACATCAAATGCCGTCCGGTAGAGCTAGGTTATGAATTAAGATGCTTACCTCCAGCGGCATTTGACTTACAATACTGTACTCAACTAGGTACCGGGGTAAAGAAGCTGTTTGACCAAGGTCTTACAGGCTGTGTGGTTACCGTAAACAATAAAGGTGAAATTGCTCCGTTATTCCTGAAAGATGTAACTGGCGAAAACGGTAAGGTAAAAACCCGACTGGTAAATATTGAAGACCCCAAAACCAAGATGGTTCTGGAAGACAATCTTCAATATCTCACCAAAGATGATATCGAAGCTGCAAAACAATACGTGAAGAATCCTGAAGAATTCGTATTCTCAACAATTTTAGGTTGGGAATAA
- the folB gene encoding Dihydroneopterin aldolase has translation MLITLHLEKLKFFAYHGLYEEERKLGNEFELNISVSFFSTHPVIRDIDQTINYAAIYELVKIEMTHPCALLETFLTELAEKIKNQFPQVAKLKMSLYKLHMPLANFQGRVGVEIEKEY, from the coding sequence ATGCTTATAACCTTACATCTGGAAAAGCTGAAGTTCTTCGCCTATCACGGGTTATATGAAGAAGAAAGAAAGTTGGGGAATGAGTTCGAATTGAATATTTCGGTCTCATTCTTCTCAACACACCCGGTTATTAGGGATATAGATCAGACCATTAATTATGCGGCTATATATGAACTTGTCAAAATTGAAATGACACATCCTTGTGCGCTGTTGGAAACATTTTTAACTGAACTAGCCGAGAAAATTAAAAATCAATTTCCGCAAGTAGCCAAGCTGAAGATGAGTCTATACAAGCTGCATATGCCACTGGCTAATTTTCAGGGCAGGGTGGGGGTAGAAATTGAAAAGGAGTATTAA
- the der gene encoding GTPase Der: MGFTVAIVGRPNVGKSTLFNRLLEQRKAIVDDVSGVTRDRQYGVSDWNGKSFNVIDTGGFVHGSEDVFEKEIAKQVLIAVEEADAILFLVDAATGVTHLDEEMADVLRKSVKPVFLTVNKVDNPERMLDATEFYSLGFERVFFIASISGSGTGELLDALTELIPEDKKEVEEKEALPKFAIIGQPNVGKSSLLNALVGQERTIVSNIAGTTRDSIHTYYNLFQKEFILIDTAGIRRKSRVHEDLEFYSVIRAIKAVDEADVCLLVIDAEKGVTAQDLNIFSLAARKGKGLLLLVNKWDLIEKDTNTARDYEQELKKRLAPFNDVPIIFISALKKTRIFKAMETALEVYENRKRKVSTAQLNDIMLKAIQAHHAPVVRGHSIKIKFVTQLPTEVPSFAFFCNFPDDIKAPYKNYLENQLRKNFNFRGVPVRLFFRKK, translated from the coding sequence ATGGGTTTTACAGTAGCAATAGTCGGCAGACCAAATGTAGGAAAGAGTACATTGTTTAATCGCCTGCTGGAACAACGTAAGGCGATTGTCGACGATGTAAGCGGCGTAACGCGCGACAGACAGTACGGCGTCAGCGACTGGAATGGCAAATCCTTCAATGTGATTGATACGGGAGGGTTTGTTCACGGTAGTGAAGACGTTTTTGAAAAAGAAATTGCCAAGCAGGTATTGATTGCTGTGGAAGAGGCCGATGCTATTTTGTTTCTGGTTGATGCTGCCACAGGTGTTACGCATCTGGATGAAGAAATGGCTGATGTGCTGCGCAAAAGTGTGAAGCCTGTCTTTCTTACCGTGAATAAAGTGGATAACCCTGAGCGCATGCTAGACGCTACAGAGTTTTATAGCCTAGGATTTGAAAGGGTATTTTTTATTGCTTCGATTAGTGGAAGTGGTACAGGTGAACTTTTGGATGCGCTTACAGAATTAATACCAGAAGATAAAAAAGAAGTAGAGGAAAAAGAGGCATTACCCAAGTTCGCTATCATTGGCCAACCTAACGTGGGGAAGTCCTCATTGTTAAATGCACTGGTGGGGCAGGAGCGGACTATAGTTAGTAATATAGCCGGTACTACCCGCGACTCCATTCATACTTATTACAATCTTTTTCAGAAAGAATTTATACTAATTGATACGGCAGGTATTCGCCGCAAATCTCGTGTACATGAGGATTTGGAGTTTTATTCTGTAATTCGGGCTATCAAAGCGGTTGATGAGGCCGATGTGTGTTTGCTGGTCATCGATGCCGAAAAAGGAGTGACTGCGCAGGATTTAAACATCTTCAGCCTTGCCGCACGTAAAGGGAAGGGGCTACTGCTGTTGGTAAACAAGTGGGACCTCATAGAAAAGGATACCAATACTGCCCGAGATTACGAACAGGAATTAAAAAAACGGTTGGCGCCTTTTAACGATGTACCGATAATTTTTATTTCGGCATTGAAAAAAACACGCATCTTTAAAGCGATGGAAACTGCGCTTGAGGTGTATGAAAACCGTAAACGCAAGGTGTCTACGGCTCAACTGAATGATATAATGCTAAAAGCAATTCAGGCACATCATGCGCCTGTAGTACGGGGACACTCCATCAAAATTAAGTTTGTTACACAACTGCCTACGGAAGTACCTTCATTTGCGTTCTTCTGTAATTTCCCTGACGATATCAAAGCGCCTTATAAAAACTATTTGGAAAATCAATTGCGTAAAAACTTTAACTTTAGGGGGGTGCCAGTGCGATTATTTTTTAGAAAAAAATAA